The following proteins are co-located in the [Pasteurella] mairii genome:
- the yihP gene encoding Inner membrane symporter yihP, protein MNQANQASGQQRAFGMKDKLAYMAGDMANDFSFIMSANFLMLFYTNVLKIEGYIVGILFLLARVVDGFTDIGMGRIVDTIKPYPEGRFRGLIRRAAPFVCLSGFLLFLHIVKDWDYSYKIIYIFVTYIFWGSFAYTAVNIPYGSMATVISAKTEDRSSLSVYRTVGANIAVLVISFGIPLLVYREIDGKQEIVPEMFTYIMGAFMIIAFIFYQVCWRCSTERIQIQLEPETPKEKKHCFEDIQAIFRNLVSNFALQIFILVAIVLLLGTLLVNAMNPYLYVDYFNSKFALSIGGVFAPIAVFAMAPFAQRWVKVYGKKESASVALLVSAIIYFALYFFHITNVWVYLAFVFVALLGIGYFNVIVWAFITDVIDHQFLKTNKREDGTIYATYSFARKLGQALAGGLGGVALSLVGYQAHVSVQSQEVLDSIYSFSNLAPAISYLIIAILLKFVYPLSKDVVLKNSEALEKLSKK, encoded by the coding sequence ATGAATCAAGCAAATCAAGCTTCCGGTCAACAACGTGCTTTTGGGATGAAAGATAAGTTGGCTTATATGGCAGGAGATATGGCAAATGACTTTAGCTTTATCATGTCAGCCAATTTTTTGATGCTGTTTTATACCAATGTGTTAAAAATTGAAGGGTATATTGTTGGTATCTTGTTTTTGTTGGCAAGGGTTGTTGACGGTTTTACCGATATTGGCATGGGGCGTATTGTTGATACGATCAAACCTTATCCTGAAGGTCGGTTTAGAGGGCTAATTCGTCGGGCAGCGCCTTTTGTCTGTCTTTCCGGTTTTCTTTTATTCTTACATATCGTTAAAGATTGGGATTATAGCTATAAAATCATTTATATATTTGTAACTTATATTTTTTGGGGAAGTTTTGCCTATACAGCGGTTAATATTCCTTATGGTTCAATGGCGACCGTAATTAGTGCAAAAACGGAAGATCGCTCGTCGCTCTCTGTATATCGGACGGTGGGAGCGAATATTGCGGTGTTAGTAATTTCTTTTGGTATTCCTTTATTGGTTTACCGTGAAATTGATGGTAAACAGGAAATTGTACCGGAAATGTTTACCTACATTATGGGGGCATTTATGATTATCGCCTTCATTTTTTATCAAGTTTGTTGGCGTTGTAGCACTGAACGGATACAGATACAGCTTGAACCAGAAACACCAAAAGAGAAAAAACATTGTTTTGAAGATATACAGGCAATCTTTCGTAATTTAGTGAGCAATTTTGCTTTGCAGATCTTTATTCTCGTTGCAATTGTTTTGTTATTGGGAACGTTGTTGGTTAATGCCATGAATCCTTATCTTTACGTCGATTATTTTAATAGTAAATTTGCGTTGTCTATTGGGGGAGTTTTTGCACCTATTGCAGTTTTCGCTATGGCTCCTTTTGCTCAAAGATGGGTGAAGGTCTATGGTAAAAAAGAATCAGCTTCCGTCGCATTATTGGTGAGTGCTATTATCTATTTTGCCTTATATTTTTTCCATATTACAAATGTTTGGGTATATCTTGCTTTCGTTTTTGTTGCATTATTAGGAATTGGATATTTTAATGTCATCGTATGGGCATTTATTACTGATGTCATCGATCACCAATTTTTGAAAACAAATAAACGGGAGGATGGTACTATTTATGCTACATATTCTTTTGCGCGTAAATTAGGTCAAGCATTAGCTGGAGGATTAGGGGGAGTAGCGTTATCTTTAGTCGGATATCAAGCCCATGTCAGCGTACAGTCTCAAGAAGTACTTGATTCAATTTACAGTTTTTCTAATTTAGCACCGGCAATATCCTATTTAATTATTGCTATTTTATTGAAATTTGTTTACCCACTTTCGAAAGACGTTGTGTTAAAAAATTCGGAAGCATTGGAAAAACTTTCCAAGAAATAA
- the uidA gene encoding Beta-glucuronidase encodes MLYPIATQTRQLVDLSGVWQFKLADQQWQPMAVPGSFNDQLILSEYKNYVGDFFYQTEFFVTEAMLNQRVFVRFGSVTHYAAVFVNEQYIGEHQGGFTPFEFEVTEFVTLGRNVLRVNANNILNNSTLPVGNYSETVDENGNVRKKLDENFDFFNYAGIHRPVMLWCKPKNYIEDITITYELQDNQATVNFAIEVVGETKQIKVTVLDEQSQVVATSIGGTKQQVQIDNVIRWQPLNAYLYQAVVELVDGDVVEDSYSEPFGMRTVEVKNNQFLINGEPFYFKGYGRHEDTYLNGRGLSNVANVLDVNLMKWQGANSFRTSHYPYSEEMMRLADREGFVVIDETTAVGLMYNFGVDMKVDPANNTWKIYKTGEAHRQVIRELIQRDKNYACVVMWSIANEASTAEEGAYEYFEPLFKLARELDPQNRPCCFVNLLLATPETDVVTPLTDVICLNRYCGWYRQLSDLDAAKKALKEEVEHWHRLYPDKPIMFTEYGADTVAGLHDMDFNTPFTEEYQVEYYKANNEVIDQLPYFVGEQVWNFADFQTKYGIFRVQGNKKGLFTRARMPKMAAHYFKQRWDNIPNFNYKK; translated from the coding sequence ATGTTATATCCTATAGCAACACAAACTAGACAATTAGTTGATTTAAGCGGTGTTTGGCAATTTAAATTAGCTGATCAACAATGGCAACCTATGGCGGTACCGGGCTCATTTAATGATCAACTTATTTTAAGTGAATATAAAAATTATGTCGGGGATTTCTTTTATCAAACGGAATTTTTTGTTACTGAAGCAATGTTAAATCAGCGCGTATTTGTCCGTTTTGGATCGGTAACCCATTATGCAGCCGTGTTTGTTAATGAACAATATATCGGTGAGCATCAAGGTGGCTTTACACCATTTGAATTTGAAGTTACCGAGTTTGTTACGTTGGGCAGAAATGTACTTCGAGTAAATGCGAATAATATTTTGAATAATTCTACTCTCCCGGTAGGAAATTATTCCGAAACAGTAGATGAAAATGGGAATGTTCGTAAAAAATTAGACGAAAATTTTGACTTCTTTAACTATGCTGGTATTCATCGTCCGGTGATGTTGTGGTGTAAACCAAAAAATTATATTGAAGATATTACAATTACATATGAGCTTCAAGATAACCAAGCAACCGTTAATTTTGCGATTGAAGTTGTTGGTGAAACTAAGCAGATTAAAGTAACCGTACTTGATGAACAATCACAAGTGGTTGCCACATCAATCGGTGGAACTAAACAACAGGTGCAAATTGATAATGTTATTCGCTGGCAACCATTAAATGCTTACTTGTATCAAGCGGTTGTGGAATTGGTAGATGGTGACGTTGTTGAAGATAGCTATAGCGAACCATTTGGTATGCGGACTGTGGAAGTTAAAAATAATCAGTTTTTAATTAATGGTGAACCGTTTTACTTCAAAGGATATGGACGTCATGAAGATACCTATTTAAATGGGCGTGGTTTAAGTAATGTGGCGAATGTATTAGATGTAAATTTAATGAAATGGCAGGGAGCTAATTCTTTCCGTACATCACACTATCCTTACTCTGAAGAAATGATGCGCTTAGCTGATCGGGAAGGATTTGTTGTTATTGATGAAACAACAGCGGTTGGTCTAATGTATAATTTCGGGGTTGATATGAAAGTTGATCCGGCAAACAATACCTGGAAAATATATAAAACAGGAGAGGCTCACCGTCAGGTTATCCGCGAATTAATTCAACGGGATAAAAATTATGCTTGCGTTGTGATGTGGTCTATTGCTAATGAAGCTTCAACTGCAGAAGAGGGGGCATATGAGTATTTTGAGCCATTATTTAAATTAGCCAGAGAGTTGGACCCACAAAATCGTCCGTGTTGCTTTGTTAATTTATTATTAGCGACACCGGAGACTGATGTCGTCACACCTTTAACTGATGTTATTTGTTTGAACCGTTATTGTGGTTGGTATCGCCAACTGAGCGATTTAGATGCAGCGAAAAAAGCATTAAAAGAAGAAGTTGAGCATTGGCATCGATTATATCCTGACAAACCAATTATGTTTACTGAATATGGTGCGGATACGGTAGCTGGATTACATGATATGGACTTTAATACACCATTTACCGAGGAATACCAAGTAGAATATTATAAAGCCAATAATGAAGTCATTGATCAACTACCTTATTTTGTAGGTGAACAAGTATGGAATTTTGCTGATTTCCAAACTAAATATGGTATTTTCCGCGTACAAGGAAATAAGAAAGGGTTATTTACTCGTGCGAGAATGCCTAAAATGGCAGCTCATTATTTCAAACAAAGATGGGACAATATTCCAAACTTTAACTACAAAAAATAA
- the uxuR gene encoding Uxu operon regulator codes for MNDNYFNRSYKKIGEQLKEELQQGLYKIGERLPPERDIAERFDVSRTVVREAIIMLELEGFVSVKKGSGVYVIALPCAQANNFSEPTADVGPFELLQARQLIESSIAEFAAIQATRNDILKLKEILNKERITLEQNINDYSVDQEFHSTLTEITQNEVLIQIQKDFWKYRDNSMWKTLHLHIEDQHYRKLWLVDHEKILNAIQRKNPALAKKMMWQHIENVKQKLFELSDIEDPNFDGFLFNVNPVSVGI; via the coding sequence ATGAATGACAATTATTTTAATCGATCATATAAAAAAATAGGAGAACAACTAAAAGAAGAATTACAGCAAGGCTTATATAAAATTGGCGAACGCCTGCCGCCTGAACGCGACATTGCTGAGCGCTTTGATGTAAGTCGAACTGTTGTTCGTGAAGCAATTATTATGCTTGAACTTGAGGGATTCGTGTCTGTTAAAAAAGGTTCGGGAGTATACGTTATCGCGCTACCTTGCGCGCAAGCTAACAATTTTTCAGAACCCACTGCGGATGTGGGACCTTTTGAATTACTGCAGGCAAGACAACTTATTGAAAGTAGTATTGCTGAATTTGCAGCAATACAAGCAACACGTAATGATATTTTAAAATTAAAAGAAATTTTGAATAAAGAACGAATTACACTGGAACAGAATATCAATGATTATTCTGTGGATCAGGAGTTTCACTCCACACTCACTGAAATTACCCAAAATGAAGTATTAATTCAAATCCAGAAAGACTTTTGGAAATATAGAGATAATTCAATGTGGAAAACATTGCATTTACATATTGAAGATCAGCATTATCGTAAACTTTGGCTTGTTGATCATGAAAAAATTTTAAACGCGATTCAGCGTAAAAATCCAGCATTAGCCAAAAAAATGATGTGGCAACATATAGAAAATGTAAAACAAAAATTATTTGAGTTATCTGATATAGAAGATCCAAATTTTGATGGTTTTTTATTCAATGTTAATCCGGTTTCAGTAGGAATATAA
- the yiiZ gene encoding protein YiiZ, whose product MKLKNNFLLSTLAAALTLSFSIAADATTTLKLSHNQNRAHPVHKAFEFMAKRASQLSDGELKIRIYPDAQLGSQRESLELVQKGAIALAKSNAAELEAFSKPYGVYNLPYLFTNKTQYHKVLESAIGKNILASSKDNGFIGLAYLDAGARSFYAKKAIKTPADLKGLKVRVQPSPTAVNMVKFLSGNPTPLAYGELYTALQQGVVDAAENNIPSYTLSRHNEVAGVFSEDEHAMVPDVLVVSTKVWNSLNEKDQKALQQAADEAAVEMQKLWNASENAERESAVKQGVTFVAVDKTAFQKAVEPMYEELQKSDPETYKVLEEIRKIQ is encoded by the coding sequence ATGAAATTAAAAAACAATTTTCTATTATCAACTTTGGCAGCAGCATTGACATTAAGTTTTTCCATTGCGGCAGACGCCACTACAACACTAAAACTTAGCCACAACCAAAATCGTGCTCACCCAGTACATAAGGCATTTGAGTTTATGGCAAAACGAGCATCTCAACTGTCTGATGGGGAGCTGAAAATTAGAATTTATCCGGATGCACAACTTGGTTCACAACGTGAATCGTTAGAGCTGGTACAAAAAGGAGCAATTGCATTAGCAAAATCCAATGCGGCTGAACTTGAAGCGTTTAGTAAACCTTATGGTGTTTACAACTTACCTTACTTGTTCACCAATAAAACCCAATACCATAAGGTATTAGAGAGTGCTATCGGCAAAAACATCTTAGCCTCATCAAAAGATAACGGATTTATCGGTTTAGCCTATTTAGATGCTGGTGCACGGAGCTTTTATGCTAAAAAAGCAATTAAAACTCCAGCAGATTTAAAAGGGCTAAAAGTTCGGGTTCAACCTAGCCCTACAGCAGTAAATATGGTCAAATTTCTCAGCGGAAATCCAACGCCATTGGCATACGGAGAACTCTATACCGCATTGCAACAAGGGGTAGTAGATGCTGCGGAAAACAATATTCCGTCTTATACGTTAAGCCGTCATAATGAAGTCGCGGGTGTGTTTAGTGAAGATGAACATGCAATGGTGCCAGATGTTTTAGTTGTTTCAACAAAAGTTTGGAATTCACTCAATGAAAAAGATCAAAAAGCGTTACAACAAGCTGCTGATGAAGCCGCTGTCGAAATGCAAAAGCTTTGGAATGCCTCAGAAAATGCGGAAAGAGAATCTGCGGTTAAACAAGGCGTGACGTTTGTTGCGGTAGATAAAACTGCTTTTCAAAAAGCAGTTGAACCTATGTATGAAGAATTACAAAAATCAGATCCAGAAACCTATAAAGTGCTAGAAGAAATCAGAAAAATTCAATAA
- the yiaM_2 gene encoding Trap-type c4-dicarboxylate transport system, small permease component, with the protein MSKIVRLVNQAMAIFSVLLSAVLVVCVVWQVISRYVLGAPSIVTDELARFLFMWVGLIGAAYATGLKRHLAIDLLLLKMQGKNKTSLEVVILLVMIFFAGYILLYGGGNLAWDTHLTGQVSPSLGIDMGLVYLCLPVSGAIMLFYLLIDLIGKFSSERKGI; encoded by the coding sequence ATGAGTAAAATCGTAAGATTGGTAAACCAAGCTATGGCGATATTTTCTGTGCTGCTATCTGCAGTTTTGGTTGTCTGTGTTGTTTGGCAGGTAATTTCTCGCTATGTATTGGGGGCACCAAGTATTGTAACTGATGAATTAGCTCGTTTTTTATTTATGTGGGTTGGTTTGATCGGTGCAGCTTACGCTACCGGTTTAAAACGCCATTTAGCGATTGACTTATTGCTATTGAAAATGCAAGGTAAAAATAAAACCAGTTTAGAGGTGGTTATCCTCTTGGTGATGATTTTCTTTGCTGGGTATATTTTACTATACGGTGGTGGCAATCTTGCGTGGGATACACACCTAACAGGGCAAGTATCTCCTTCATTGGGCATTGATATGGGGTTGGTTTATCTGTGTTTACCCGTATCCGGTGCAATAATGTTATTTTATTTACTAATTGATTTGATTGGTAAATTTAGTTCTGAAAGAAAAGGAATATAA
- the ygiK gene encoding protein YgiK has protein sequence MEWSIILVLFGTFAVMLALSVPISFAIAISTLITIATTLPLDSALTVVTQKMASGLDNFALLAIPFFILAGNIMNRGGIAIRLIELAKVLGARLPGSLFHCNVLANMMFGSISGSAVASAAAMGGIMSPLQKKEGYDPELSAAVNIASCPTGLLIPPSNTLIVYSLVSGGTSISALFLGGYLPGILMGLGVMLVAGFMAKKRNYPLAPKPSCKDVLMKTLDAIPSLLLIVIAIGGIIAGIFTATEASAIAVVYTLILAVGIYKEVKIKELPGIILESSVTTSIVLLLIGASSGMSWAMANADIPYMIQDALMYFSESKFVILLFITVILLIIGTFMDMTPAVLIFTPIFLPVVTELGVDPIHFGIMMTFNLCIGICTPPVGSALFVGCSVGNVSIDRVLKPMVPFFIVLIVTLLLVTYIPDISLFLPKYLLNYVPM, from the coding sequence ATGGAATGGTCAATCATTCTCGTTTTATTTGGTACTTTCGCTGTTATGCTAGCACTTTCTGTACCAATTTCATTTGCAATTGCAATTTCTACTTTAATTACGATTGCAACTACTTTGCCACTTGATAGTGCGTTGACGGTAGTTACTCAAAAAATGGCATCCGGATTAGATAATTTTGCGTTATTAGCGATTCCATTTTTTATTTTAGCCGGAAATATTATGAATCGCGGTGGAATTGCAATTCGTCTGATTGAGCTTGCAAAAGTATTAGGGGCAAGACTTCCGGGATCATTATTTCATTGCAATGTATTAGCTAATATGATGTTTGGTTCTATTTCTGGTTCTGCTGTCGCATCCGCTGCTGCCATGGGCGGAATTATGTCACCATTGCAAAAGAAAGAAGGCTATGATCCGGAATTATCTGCAGCAGTGAATATCGCTTCCTGTCCGACAGGATTATTAATTCCTCCAAGTAATACATTGATCGTATATTCTTTAGTTTCTGGTGGTACGTCTATCTCTGCTTTATTTTTAGGTGGTTATTTACCGGGAATTCTTATGGGATTAGGAGTGATGTTGGTTGCTGGGTTTATGGCTAAAAAACGTAATTATCCACTTGCTCCGAAACCGAGTTGTAAAGATGTTTTGATGAAAACATTGGATGCTATTCCATCTTTATTACTAATTGTCATTGCTATTGGTGGAATTATTGCGGGAATTTTTACTGCAACAGAAGCTTCCGCAATTGCTGTAGTATATACTTTGATTCTCGCTGTAGGCATTTATAAAGAAGTAAAAATAAAAGAGCTGCCGGGTATTATTTTAGAATCTAGCGTAACAACTTCAATTGTTTTACTCCTTATTGGCGCTTCTTCAGGCATGTCTTGGGCAATGGCGAATGCAGATATACCTTATATGATCCAAGATGCACTAATGTATTTTTCTGAGAGTAAGTTCGTTATCTTATTATTTATTACCGTTATTTTACTGATTATTGGTACCTTCATGGATATGACTCCGGCGGTATTGATTTTCACACCGATTTTTTTACCTGTAGTAACGGAATTAGGTGTAGATCCAATTCATTTTGGTATTATGATGACATTCAATCTCTGTATCGGAATTTGTACTCCTCCGGTTGGTAGTGCATTATTTGTAGGATGCTCTGTCGGTAACGTAAGTATTGATCGTGTATTAAAACCAATGGTACCGTTTTTTATAGTATTAATAGTGACTTTATTATTGGTAACTTATATACCGGATATCAGCCTATTTTTACCAAAATATCTTTTAAATTACGTTCCAATGTAA
- the mtlD_2 gene encoding mannitol-1-phosphate 5-dehydrogenase, producing MTTLNTANKIVHLGFGAFHRAHQLLYTAETNQQATQQWRYYEVNLRNDSEIIEQLKAQNYQLHVLEKGAKNKRLKEVKAVIEYAYHPALDGIDAILERMADPEVVIVSLTVTEKGYCLDPASGKLDLNNREIQADLKNPTVPVSAIGYIVRALQLRKERGIPAFSVMSCDNLMENGFVAKNAVLGFASHLDPALADWIEQNSSFPCTMVDRIVPAMTTYSLQEVADVLGQSDPCGVVCEEYRQWVIEDHFVSGRPEWNLIGAELVEDVRPFEEMKLRMLNGSHSFLAYLGYLAGYAHISDCMQDKNYHTAAHQLMLNEQAVTLCMPQGIDLTRYANQLIERYENPNIKHRTWQIAMDGSQKLPIRMLASIRYHLAKGSSFKLLALGVAGWARYVSGVDEQNQPIDVKDPMVEKFQQIYAQHGLTLAALDELLNLEAIFPSELTSNALFVEEVRAAFTSLLQVGAKQTVANYINA from the coding sequence ATGACTACATTAAATACAGCAAATAAAATTGTTCATCTCGGTTTCGGTGCTTTCCATCGTGCGCACCAATTACTTTATACTGCAGAGACGAATCAACAAGCTACGCAACAATGGCGTTATTATGAAGTGAATTTGCGTAATGATTCAGAAATCATAGAACAATTAAAAGCGCAAAATTACCAATTACATGTCTTGGAAAAAGGGGCCAAAAACAAACGTTTAAAAGAAGTGAAAGCGGTTATTGAATATGCTTATCACCCAGCATTAGATGGGATTGATGCGATTTTAGAACGTATGGCGGATCCTGAAGTGGTGATTGTGTCTTTGACGGTCACAGAAAAAGGATATTGCTTGGATCCTGCCAGTGGCAAATTAGATTTAAATAATCGTGAGATTCAAGCTGATTTAAAAAATCCGACTGTTCCAGTTTCTGCGATCGGCTATATCGTAAGAGCATTACAATTACGTAAAGAACGGGGAATTCCAGCGTTCTCTGTTATGTCCTGCGATAATTTAATGGAAAACGGATTTGTGGCGAAAAATGCAGTATTAGGATTTGCTAGTCATCTTGATCCAGCATTAGCTGATTGGATTGAACAAAATAGCTCGTTTCCTTGTACAATGGTGGATCGTATTGTACCTGCAATGACGACCTACAGTTTACAGGAAGTTGCCGATGTTTTAGGTCAATCAGATCCTTGTGGAGTCGTTTGTGAAGAATACCGCCAATGGGTGATCGAGGATCATTTTGTTTCCGGTCGTCCTGAGTGGAACTTGATTGGGGCAGAATTGGTAGAAGATGTTCGTCCGTTTGAAGAAATGAAATTACGTATGCTTAATGGTAGTCATTCTTTCTTAGCTTATCTGGGATATTTAGCAGGGTATGCACATATTTCTGATTGTATGCAGGATAAAAATTACCATACAGCCGCGCATCAACTGATGCTAAATGAGCAAGCGGTAACGCTTTGTATGCCACAAGGCATTGATTTGACCCGTTATGCAAATCAATTAATTGAACGTTATGAAAATCCGAATATTAAACACCGCACTTGGCAAATTGCGATGGATGGTAGCCAAAAGCTACCAATTCGTATGTTGGCCTCAATTCGTTACCATCTTGCTAAAGGTTCCTCATTTAAATTATTAGCATTGGGGGTTGCTGGTTGGGCAAGATATGTGAGCGGTGTTGATGAGCAAAATCAGCCTATTGATGTTAAAGATCCTATGGTAGAAAAATTTCAGCAAATATACGCTCAACATGGTTTAACATTGGCTGCATTAGATGAGTTATTAAACTTAGAGGCTATTTTCCCAAGCGAATTAACATCAAATGCTTTATTTGTCGAAGAAGTGAGAGCAGCGTTTACATCATTGCTTCAGGTCGGTGCGAAACAAACGGTAGCAAATTACATTAATGCGTAA
- the uxaC gene encoding uronate isomerase produces MKQFMNEDFLLSTDTAKTLYHDYAKIQPIFDYHCHLNPRDIAENRQFKDLTEIWLEGDHYKWRAMRSAGVQEELITGSADNYSKYLAFAHTVPKCIGNPIYHWTHLELRRPFGITNTLFGPNNADKIWQQCNDMLQQPEFSARGIMQQMKVELVGTTDDPVDSLEYHQKIAQDPSFNIEVVPSWRPDRAFKIELPLFNEYITTLEKVSDIEIRTFDGLKKALTKRLDHFDRMGCKSADHGMEIVRFAPIPEDRVLDAILQQRLDGQVLCEEQIAQFSTALLVWLGTEYHKRHWVMQMHIGAIRNNNTRMFKLLGADSGFDSIGDRLFAEPLSRLLDTMDQTDQLPKTILYCLNPRDNEVLGSMIGNFQTGGISGKIQFGSGWWFNDQKDGMERQLQQLSQLGLLSQFVGMLTDSRSFLSYTRHEYFRRILCEMLGNWVEQGEAPNDMELLGGMVSDICYTNAKRYFK; encoded by the coding sequence ATGAAACAGTTTATGAATGAAGATTTTTTGTTATCCACTGATACTGCTAAAACTCTCTATCATGATTATGCCAAAATACAGCCGATTTTTGACTATCACTGTCATTTAAATCCAAGAGATATTGCAGAAAACCGTCAGTTCAAAGATTTAACTGAAATTTGGTTAGAGGGAGATCATTATAAATGGAGAGCAATGCGTTCAGCTGGTGTGCAAGAAGAGCTAATTACTGGTTCAGCTGATAATTACAGTAAATATCTGGCTTTTGCTCACACTGTGCCTAAATGTATCGGTAATCCAATTTACCATTGGACACATCTTGAATTACGTCGTCCTTTTGGGATTACTAATACATTATTTGGTCCGAATAATGCGGATAAAATCTGGCAGCAATGTAACGATATGTTGCAGCAACCTGAATTTTCCGCACGAGGCATAATGCAACAAATGAAGGTTGAGCTTGTTGGAACGACAGATGATCCTGTCGATTCATTGGAATATCATCAAAAGATTGCACAGGATCCTTCTTTTAATATAGAAGTTGTTCCGAGTTGGCGTCCAGATCGCGCCTTTAAAATTGAGTTGCCATTATTCAATGAATATATTACTACGCTTGAAAAAGTCAGCGATATAGAAATACGGACGTTTGATGGGTTGAAAAAAGCCTTAACAAAACGGTTGGATCATTTTGATCGAATGGGATGTAAATCTGCGGATCATGGTATGGAAATTGTCCGCTTCGCCCCAATTCCAGAAGACCGTGTATTAGATGCAATTTTACAGCAACGCTTAGATGGGCAAGTGCTTTGTGAAGAGCAAATTGCACAATTTTCTACCGCACTTTTGGTGTGGTTAGGGACGGAGTACCATAAACGTCATTGGGTGATGCAGATGCATATTGGGGCGATTCGTAATAATAATACCCGCATGTTTAAGTTATTGGGGGCGGATAGTGGATTTGATTCTATCGGCGATCGTTTATTTGCAGAACCGTTGTCTCGTTTATTAGATACAATGGACCAAACTGATCAATTACCTAAAACAATTTTATATTGTTTAAATCCACGTGATAATGAAGTACTAGGTTCAATGATCGGTAATTTCCAAACTGGTGGTATTTCGGGAAAAATCCAATTTGGATCTGGTTGGTGGTTTAATGATCAAAAAGATGGGATGGAACGTCAATTACAACAGTTATCCCAACTTGGTTTATTGAGCCAATTTGTTGGTATGTTGACGGATTCCCGTAGCTTCTTGTCTTATACGCGACATGAATATTTCCGTCGTATTTTATGTGAAATGCTAGGTAATTGGGTTGAGCAGGGGGAAGCCCCAAATGATATGGAATTACTTGGTGGCATGGTTAGCGATATTTGTTATACCAACGCAAAACGTTATTTTAAATAA
- the kdgK gene encoding 2-dehydro-3-deoxygluconokinase — MKKIALIGECMIELNGEPFGNMYQTYGGDSLNTATYLARISQSEQLDVHYVSVLGEDKLSQRMREHWQQDGIKTEWVLTDAERQPGLYLIQLDSDGERTFLYWRNQSAARYLLQHADYPKVFEQLKSMDMVYFSGISFAILPENDRTLFIEQLRELKQSGVKIAFDSNFRVKLWDNLAQARQYYEALLPLIDIALVTFDDEALLWGDNDEQETINRLQSFAIPLIVVKQGKQGAVFCQQGQQTFVPTTPVEHVVDTTSAGDSFNAGFLQGYLLGKDLICCCQQGNQLAGIIIQHKGAIIAPEATTTLRCQFNDTQS, encoded by the coding sequence ATGAAAAAAATTGCACTGATTGGCGAATGTATGATAGAGCTAAATGGTGAACCTTTCGGTAATATGTACCAGACTTATGGTGGAGATTCTTTAAATACAGCAACCTATTTAGCACGTATTAGCCAATCGGAACAACTTGATGTGCATTATGTTTCTGTTTTGGGCGAGGATAAATTAAGTCAGAGAATGAGGGAGCATTGGCAGCAAGACGGTATCAAAACAGAATGGGTATTAACTGATGCTGAACGTCAACCTGGTCTTTACTTAATCCAGCTGGATTCAGATGGTGAACGTACTTTTCTTTATTGGCGTAATCAATCTGCTGCTCGTTATTTATTACAGCATGCGGATTACCCAAAGGTGTTTGAGCAATTAAAAAGTATGGACATGGTATATTTTAGTGGAATTAGTTTTGCAATTTTACCGGAAAATGACCGCACTTTATTTATTGAGCAATTGCGTGAATTAAAACAATCAGGGGTAAAAATTGCTTTTGATAGTAATTTCCGCGTTAAACTTTGGGATAATCTGGCGCAAGCTAGACAGTATTATGAAGCATTATTACCATTAATTGATATTGCGCTAGTCACTTTTGATGATGAAGCCTTATTATGGGGCGATAATGATGAGCAGGAAACGATCAACCGTTTACAATCTTTTGCTATTCCGCTTATCGTTGTTAAACAAGGCAAACAAGGGGCTGTTTTTTGCCAACAAGGACAACAAACTTTTGTGCCGACAACTCCGGTGGAACATGTAGTTGATACCACTTCGGCGGGTGATTCTTTTAACGCTGGCTTTTTACAAGGATATTTATTGGGTAAAGACCTCATATGTTGTTGCCAACAAGGTAATCAATTAGCCGGTATTATTATTCAACACAAAGGAGCTATTATTGCACCGGAAGCGACTACCACATTACGTTGTCAATTTAATGATACACAGTCTTAA